The Pyrus communis chromosome 12, drPyrComm1.1, whole genome shotgun sequence genomic sequence CTAATTTCTCCACTTCCTcccatctttttttttgtcacagaTAAATCTCAGTgacagcaaaaaatcacaaatattAATCCCACAAATCTCCTTTTCCGGATGGAATTAACAAACAATTAGGTCACTAACCCAGTTCAATTACGTGACTGATTACTTGGAGCTTGTTtcctaattaaattgaaattgTGTACAGCGGTGCTAATTAACTAATATTCTGATTGAATTTCAGTCGTCCGATTGAAAAAAACCTGATTTAACCTCTTGATTTTTCCCTGCAAGAAACACAGCGGaaaattttcagaattttttttcgaaaaaaaggGCTGTGGAATCTGGAGCGTATCTTTATTCAACGAGTCATTGTATTTGAAATTTCCTGTCCCAAAATCTACAATCCTGATTGTCTTGGGACAGGTGTCAAGCGCTCGTGCAATCTGCTCCAAATTTGATGCTTGATCGAAGGCAAAGATCTTTCTAAAAGGATCAAGTCAAAGTAGGAAAGGtcaagggagagagagaacgagaggcgagagagagagagagagagagagagagagagaggagggaatGAATGACGAAACAGTTTTAAAAGATGAAATGCAAGACTCCCCTCACATTAGCTATTTATTCAGGAATTTACGGTCGTCAACCGTCGGAGGTTCGGTTTGGACAGCCATGCGATGTAACTGTATGCAGAAGCTGCATACACCAACCACGGAGATTCTGTTTCAACAACCATCCACGCGCTTACTGTATGTAGAAACTGCATGCATCAAACGCGTGGACGATTGTTATTAACGTTTGTAACAAAACTGTGAGTCAGTTGCAAGTGTACATCTCGCATTAGTCACCGATTCAGGAATCACAGTTGTCAACCGCCGGAGCTTCATTTAATTTGGACAGCCGTTCACGTGCTTTAAGCGTACTTGGAAGATGCATACACTGATCACGTGGACGACGGTTCAAAATATTTGTAACAAATCCAAAGCTAAAAACACTTTACtgcagaaaatgaaaaatatatacaaagtcACTGTGGTTTACATGGAGTGAAAGCAACCTGAGAGACATATTGCGCTAAAAAAGCATCCGATTACATAGCAGGAGACTGCCGGAACTAATTCTCTGTTGTTGTTTCAACCTTTCGAAGAGAAAATCGTCATTGTTCTTAAGATGGAGATACTCATCCATGTCAAAGCATGAACCATTTGACCCACTGAGGCGTGAGTGGCACTCATAGCTTCTATATCCTCCCACTTTACTTCCTGTATCTTCCATGTTAATTGACAGGGCGTTGATTATTCCAGGGCTCCAGCTTCCATGACTGCTAGCAGATTGATTACTTTGATCTTGCGCATTTGTCACTCCCTGAAAATCAAAATGATAAGAAGAGAACATCACGAACCATCCCAATATTAGTCGAAACGGATTTGACAGATAAGACTGCATTTCAATACTGTCcagatgctagaacttataaTCCCAAGATGAGCTAATCAGTTATTACCTGTGGTTCGTTCTTCTTCTTGCATCCTATTGGAGTAGCATCGTTACTAGTCTCCCACTGCAACCAAGGTAGTGCAACTCCATCCATCGCAACAGGAAGAGGAGTAGACAAAGCTGGACTCTGATAAGATTCGTGCTTTGTTATTCCTCCTATGCTTGAACTTGTATCGCTCCTTTCCCCATCAATTGATGATATATCCGTGTCTTCCACATTTGAAATGAAATCCTCAATGTATCTCTCTGCCTCCTCAGTCAATCGCTTAGACACTCTACCTCTGTCGTTACTCCTCTGCAAAAGTGAAAAGCAGGAGGTAAATaacaaagtaaaacaaagaCAATAAATCCGAAGAAAGGCACAGTAACATGTAAATGTGCAGTGTGTTTCAGACAGAATGGTACCCTTCTGGTTCTTGATGGTCTGCCTGCGGCAACAATGTTCTTTGGCTCGGGAAGCAATTCTTTGACAATCTTAGAGAGCTCCCTATTATGTTGTTCCTCCAGTACTATTTCAGCTAATAAATCTTGTTTTCGTTTTTCTGACTGTCAATacatggaaaaaagaaaaatacgatTGTTAGTACGAGTAGCCAAACTTCTTTCAAATGAAATATGATGCACAGTAGTTGCATTCAACATTCTGGCCCAGCATAATAAACATTAGCATGGCAGTTTTGTTAGAAACTTAATTGGACTAAACTATCATTTAGTGAAGGATGAAATGTATTTGGTAACAATACAGTTTGACGTAAGTTGCAAACGTGGAAAAAACTGCTTCCTATTATTAAGGAAATATGGATATCAATTGTGGAGACAACTAACATCCCACTTATTTGATGAAACTGTTGTTAACTGACAAAAACCAACTCTCCATGATAGAGGGAAGTTGGTGAATGTTAATCTATATAAGGACTCCCTGCTTGTAAAGAAAAGTTCTGCGTTATTGGGTTCTATCACCTTAAGAACATTAAGTCTTTCAACGAGTAGAAGATATCCTTTTCTTGTTCTGCAATCGCTGCCTCAGGTATCATGTTGACATCTGTTAGTAATCTAGGAAACCTGTTAATATTATATACTCCTAGTTTTCCAACAAGTTTGGCACCCACAgttaacatcttcaataagaaCCGATAATAATTTTCCCTTTATATCCATACAATCAAGGCCATACTCTTACTTAACTAAACTAAGCCTTTATAGTAACGTTAATACCTGTTCCAATTTGGAGGAGTAATTCTTCCTGGTCGAAGAAACAGCCTGAAGTACATCCTTCCTGTTAGAACGTAAATCACCAGGTGCTGAAACAGTGGATTTAGTTTTTTCGCTTGCCTGAATAAGATAATATAGAACCAAGTTTAGGAAGCATAACACAGGAAGAGAAAACTCTAAAATCAAATAGGGATGAAACAAATGTCAACAACGATCTAAAGAACGCTAAATACGGACTAGTTCAAGTTCTGTCCGGATCTCTTCCGCAGCATATCTAAGTTCTTTCTGCGTTACTTaataaaattcatttttaacatCATTGCCAGCAGGGTGCTCTACCTAAAGGGTggcaaataattaaaaaataaacgacTAATATGAATGAACTACACTGCGGTCATCATCATAACATAAAGAACTAATACAAAAGAACCACACTGGGGTGTTATCATTAGATAAGTGTTCAACATTAAACCTGCTTCTCTGAATATACAGCTCGGATAGTTTTCTCCGCTCCATTTTTGTTGGAATAAGCATCCCTCCCCTCATCATCTGTTAGGACCGAAGACTGGCTCTGAAAGGTCCAAACAAAACGTCTCAAAACATAGTTCAAAAAACATTAAACAGCATAAAATGAAAATACCAAAACTTAAAGAAGTCAGACTTACAGAGTAACCCTCATGGCACTTAAAATCTTTCTGGCTAAGAGATCTCCTCAATCCCGGTCTAAAATTTGAATCAGTTGACTTGCGGGACAAGGGTGTCTGATTGTTTCCACTAATGAAGTTCCTCGACTTAGAGGTGCTGCGAATGTGGGTATGATCTAGATCACTCTGACATTAAAAATACAACAAATAAACTCACAGATAAATAAGCGGTAGAATTACACTAATCCGACAAAGCTAACAAGGATCGTTTAATTTTAACAGTTTAAGATATGCATTATATCAATTCCTTCAATCACGATACTTGTTCAATGGCCTTATACTGTCTAAACCATCATTAATTACACATTTCTAATTGTAGTTTTAATTCGAATTAGCagtagtttaaaaataaatagtatccaAAACGTTTTACAATGTgcattaaatcaaataaatcaaaattcaacggGAAACTAAAAGCATAAGAACACAAATTCTCACCTCAGAATCGCTCATCTGATACCGAGCAACCGAAACCGATCGCCTTCGGCTCGAAATACCCTTACTTTCCGAAACTATCCTTCCTTCAGCTGAGTTAGTACCAGCGCTGCCCCTCACatcaccactaccaccaccaacTCTCGGACCGTGCCTCGACACCGACCTCCCTCGTCTATGCAAGGCACTGGCAGCAGGAGTAGCTTCGGAGCTCCGCTCAACCGAGCGGCCTCGGTCGGTGGAGGAGTCGAATAGCTCGACGGCGAGGTCATCGAGGCTGATCTCCGGGAATCCCGAGCCTCTGACCGTGTTGACAAACCTCCCTCTGCTGGGAACCGGTGTTTCATCGTAATCGTCTCCCGCCGGCTTCCGCTCCGGCAACCCGCGCGAGAAGCAGCTCAGGCTCCTGGAGCGCCGGTGAGACGACTTCCGATTCGACGAAGCGGAGTCTTCCGCCGGAGCCATGGATGCTCCGATCGGCGTCCGCTTCGTCGTTGATTTGAACGCCGAGGTCGCCATTCCCGATACGAAtcgaacaaaacaaagaaagcaaatGTTTAATCACATTTTACAAATTTGATAAATTCACATTTGGAAGGTGAAGACTTAGGGTTTGAAGGTAAGCAATTTGAAGGTTGTCAAAGAAAACGACGGATGCagattgtagagagagaaagagagaggagagagagctcACGAGGTAGCTGAGAAAGTGATGTCTGAGCGAGAGAGAGGTTTAGGAGGGGAAAGATGGGCGGATAGATCGACAATTGGGGAGAATTTGAATGACGGAGTACGTTGGGTTTAAGGACTCACGTGGATTGGGCCGGACGGACATTAATTtccaatcttttattattttatcgacgggctttttgttttatttttattatttatttttggatatACTGTCCTGGCAGATTGTTCCACTTGTCAATTTGTGCGTGAATTCGTCGAGAAGTAGGATTCTCacccatctctctcttctttcatcCATTCATATTTAAACGATTGTAATTACGCTACGTTTACaccttgttttaatttttttatataaaaaacaagaaaaaaagaatagtGTGGGAGGAGAGGATagagggaaagggatcctctcagGATCCCTTCCGTTTAATTCTTCTCATTAAACAATAtggacctttgaaatttaatccaacggctacaatcatGGGCCCACTctgaaagttataataattttagccgttgaatcaaatttcaagggcccaGATTGTTTGACAATGAGGATTAGGTGGAAATAATCCAGAGATGATCTCTTTTTGGGATAAAGGAAGTGATAataagaggagagagaatcctacttcattcatcaaatgtatatatatttgactTCGGTTACaaaatctttatttatttatttatgtttgttgGAATCTTTTAATTTTCCAACCCGATGATCTATTTACTTAACTTGATATGGGAAAGAGATTCGTAATGGATTGAGAGCATCTCTGAATTTCATACTCGAAGCTCATATACTGAGTTAATGGGAACCGCGTGATCTAAACTGAACAGTTTAAATTATTCGATTGATTTCGAAATGTGAGATCTGAAGAAAATCTCAATCCAACTATTATAATACGAAAATAAGTGAGTTCTATCTTGAAATTTGTAATCAAATGGGAAGAATGGTGGATTCAATTCTCCTTCCTTGTTCTCctatttttgaattttctacTTCCTTTGCTTATCTCTGTCAATGTAagtaaaaattgattttagtacTAATGGCATAAACAGGAATTATATTGGTGGGTGAGCTAAGCTAAAATTATTAGACGagtcaattttttaatcttttgttgCCTACATAAAGTTTTATAATAGTAAACCTGAAGGTAATAATTTGAAGTAAGAAATTTATACTATGTTTCTAGATTTCTAGCTTTCAAAACTTTCAAGTAAGGATATGGAAGTTTTAATTTACAACTACTATATTAAAGTGATTAGTTtatttaacattttattttccttAAAAGCAGCTTTAAGATCCAAATTTTCAATTGCTAAGTAGAATATGACAATTAAAATTCCTAAAATAGCCCAAAGATTAATATTTTCAAGCTTAAAGATCCAAAACTCTCCATATGTTATAGCCTAAGGAAGTCTTGTACTTGGCTTCACCAGTGTTTAGTACGCAATGTTTACTAAATTAAAATGTGAGGAATTATTCTAATTTCTGACTTCTCATGCGTTTACACACAAATACATAATTAAAAAAGGCTCACTGCCTAATCTATAAtccaaaacttaaaataaataaaataataataaccaaAAATTATTATGACATAATTTCCCACTCGCAATAGGGAAAATCAAAGAACTGAAAAAGGAATGGAAAAGTGGTTAGAGGATCAAACGCTCCCCTTGATGAATCTGATTCTTCATTGCAAATTACAAATTTTCGGATTCTTTTATGTTGATAAACGCAAGAACTTAGCTCAAGAATCGGATTCTTAATCCACATTCCCATTCCAAGTAAACCTcgttttaataaattttatgacGAATTCAAACACTTCTCCTTGCCTAGAATTTTTTCAAGAACTTGCCGGCCCGGAAAGCGACAGTTCTACTGAATAAagttttttaatcttttgttgCCTACATAAAGTTGTATGAAATGATAAACTGACGACATGTTTACATCAGAATAATCAGAATAAAAAAGCGTAATTGAGTTTCAATTATGGGATACTCCATTGTTATTCAAATACTGGTAAATCAAAAGTTTAGTGGGGCCCTTGAATTCCCTATAATTTGGCGGTAATTGAATTCCAGGTTATAAAATATGAAACGCATTGATAAATGAGCCATGAGAGTTATAAAACATGAAATGTCTgaaccaaaacaaatataaagcGAAGAACATAACAAGGCACAGAACAATCTCACGTCCACcacaaaacttaaaaacttgGGGCAAAATTCATCACCCCCATGACACTCAACCTAAATAAGCTACCACTCCTTTCGGGATACACGATTTATTTTTGCACACTGCATTTTACTTACTAACAGGAAGGGAAACGTTCACCGATGCGCCTAAATCGGCAAGTCTTCGTCTCGCTGCCTTAAGCAAGATCAACAGATGCGATGTAGGAAATCAGATCGACCACACGGCAGCTACAAAATCATCAAATTAAGCAAACAAAACGAGAAAGATTACCAACACATATAAACACTACAAAACTGAGTAAGAAGATGTTCTAGAGTAAGGCCGTGGCGTGTAAGTTAGAACACGAAGGCGGTGTTCATTACCTATATCCCCACTCGTTGTCATACCACGAGATCAGCTTGATGAAGTTATCGTTCAAAGCAATTCCGGCTTTTGCGTCAAAAATACTTGACCTGCACCATCAAGATGAAAACATCAGATTGAGTACATTGCCGCTACCAGCAGCAGACAGGCACGAAAAGATGGAGGTTCAATCTTCAAAACAAAGCCTTCTTTTCTCAATCACCATTAGAAATCGATCCTTTTTTTTCCGTATCTTAAAGAACAGACCGTGCCCCAAACGTCCGTCCATTCCATATCCACAATTTCAGACAGAAATTCAAAGTACAAAGTTTATCATTGTGTACCTGCTGTCGCCCACAAGGTCGGTGGAAACCACATCATCTTCGGTGTAACCCAGGATTCCGTTCAGTTTCCCCTCAGACTCCTCCCTGTGGAGCATCAAATAAAAACGAAAGAGAAAAGAACATCAATCGGATAACGTTGCATAGACACGGTTTGGTAGTATTTTCTAAAATATTATAGCAAGAAAACTCTTCTGTTCCCTTACTTGATAGCAGCTTTTACTTCATCATAAGTAGCTGCTTTTGCCAGCCTCACTGTAAGGTCAACCACCGAGACATCGACAGTAGGAACACGGAATGCCATTCCCGTCAATTTTCCGTTCAGGTCAGGCAGCACTTTACCAACAGCCTTCACAAACCAAAATACGTAATTAGTTTTCATGCTCGCAAGTAAATTACAAACACTCGAAAGAGAAAAAAGTGCTCACAACCGAACTATAACATCATAGAGGTTAAATATCTGTTTTTACCTTTGCGGCTCCAGTACTGCTGGGAATGATGTTGAATGAAGCTGCCCTTCCACCTCTCCAATCCTTCGAAGAAGGTCCATCAACAGTTTTCTGGGTGGCTGAATCATGGTAACAGAAAAAGCGAAATGAACATACGAAACAAAACCGAAAAAGCAGAATAATTGCAAAGCAAACTCCGACCAAGAACCCACCAGTAATGGAGTGAACTGTGGTCATCAGACCCTCCACAATACCGAATCTATCATGAATAACCTACAAAATTAAACACAATCACCGTAAGACATCAAATTCTTCCGTCAATTTAATGCCtttgagaaacaaaaacatataaaatcAGAGAGATATAAACCTTCGCAAGGGGGGCAAGGCAGTTGGTGGTGCAACTAGCATTGGAAACAATATCAAGATCTTTCATGTAGTCCTTCTCATTGACACCGACAACGAACATAGGAGCGTCTTTGCTGGGGGCTGAGATGATAACTTTCTTAGCTCCACCCTGATAGTAGAACAAAGAAACTCCGTTAAGCAATCAACAAATGACCACAACACATTCACCCGAAACCAAAAACTTCAGAAAATAGCAGATAAAATGCAAGATAACCCTTCAAATCAGATGGGGAAAAGCaattttaataaacaaacaaacgaaTTCTAGCATAAACCAACTCCATACTAATCCAATAGTAAAAAGGGCCATAAAACAGAGAATTACATGTTATCCCGCCATAACCACCCGGTAAAAAACCAATTTCTAGCATCAGAAACTCCAAACTTCAAAACTCAAT encodes the following:
- the LOC137711637 gene encoding uncharacterized protein codes for the protein MATSAFKSTTKRTPIGASMAPAEDSASSNRKSSHRRSRSLSCFSRGLPERKPAGDDYDETPVPSRGRFVNTVRGSGFPEISLDDLAVELFDSSTDRGRSVERSSEATPAASALHRRGRSVSRHGPRVGGGSGDVRGSAGTNSAEGRIVSESKGISSRRRSVSVARYQMSDSESDLDHTHIRSTSKSRNFISGNNQTPLSRKSTDSNFRPGLRRSLSQKDFKCHEGYSSQSSVLTDDEGRDAYSNKNGAEKTIRAVYSEKQASEKTKSTVSAPGDLRSNRKDVLQAVSSTRKNYSSKLEQSEKRKQDLLAEIVLEEQHNRELSKIVKELLPEPKNIVAAGRPSRTRRRSNDRGRVSKRLTEEAERYIEDFISNVEDTDISSIDGERSDTSSSIGGITKHESYQSPALSTPLPVAMDGVALPWLQWETSNDATPIGCKKKNEPQGVTNAQDQSNQSASSHGSWSPGIINALSINMEDTGSKVGGYRSYECHSRLSGSNGSCFDMDEYLHLKNNDDFLFERLKQQQRISSGSLLLCNRMLF
- the LOC137710676 gene encoding glyceraldehyde-3-phosphate dehydrogenase, cytosolic-like, whose product is MGKIKVGINGFGRIGRLVARIALQREDIELVAINDPFITGDYMVYMFNYDTVHGRWKHNDVKLKNADTLLFGDKPVSIFAVRDPVEIPWSGSGAEYIVESTGVFTDKEKAAAHLKGGAKKVIISAPSKDAPMFVVGVNEKDYMKDLDIVSNASCTTNCLAPLAKVIHDRFGIVEGLMTTVHSITATQKTVDGPSSKDWRGGRAASFNIIPSSTGAAKAVGKVLPDLNGKLTGMAFRVPTVDVSVVDLTVRLAKAATYDEVKAAIKEESEGKLNGILGYTEDDVVSTDLVGDSRSSIFDAKAGIALNDNFIKLISWYDNEWGYSCRVVDLISYIASVDLA